Part of the Rhodothermales bacterium genome is shown below.
GCCACCGACTCGCGCGGCTCCAGATCGGCCAGGCGTGGATCGCTTCGAAGGTGATCCACCACGGCGTCGATGCCGGCCCGGCTGCCGGCAAGGGTCCCATTGATGCCCTCACCCGCCAGGAGCAGTGTGCCCCGCACGCCGGCTTCCATGCATATCGCCAGCAACGGCGCCCGCATCGCCCGATAGTCGGGCAATGCCACGAATCGGTACAGCGCCGCTACGACGATGTCGGACCCGCTGCCAGGGTGTCCATCATGTGCCATGCTTCAACATAACGGCGGACACGGTATAACGTGTCCCTTCGGGGTTGCGCGTCATTTCGGCGGACATCATACTTTGGCGGCCGCCAGTTTGCTGCTTTTGCCACCGCGACGTGGGCGCGGGGATTCGATCATGTCGCGCTCTTTCGCATACGCCGCGCAGGCTTCGACAAACGAGGCGAAGAGCGGGTGCGGCTGGCCGACGGTCGACCGGTATTCAGGATGGAATTGCACGCCCAGAAACCAGCGTTTTTCCGGCAGCTCGATGATCTCCACGAGGTCGCGGTCCAGGTTCATCCCCGTGAACTGCATGCCGCGCTCGAGAAGTTTATACCGCAGGACGTTGTTCACCTCATAGCGGTGGCGATGGCGCTCCCGGCTGGCGGAGGTTCCATAGATGGTACGCGCGCGCGATCCTTCCACGAGTGAACAATCGTACGCCCCCAGCCGCATCGTGCCGCCCATGTTCATGATCTTCTTCTGCTCTTCCATCATATCGATCACGGGGTGGAGGGTGTCCTTCTGGAACTCGGTCGAGTGGGCATCCTCCCACCCGCATACATTACGCGCAAACTCGATGACCGCGCATTGCATACCGAGGCAGATTCCAAAAAAGGGCAGGTCGTGCTCGCGGGCATACCGTACGGCCACCAACTTCCCTTCGATGCCGCGATCTCCGAAGCCGGGGGCCACAAGCAGGCCGGCGACATCGGACAGCGCCGCGGCCACGTTGTCCGCCGTCAGATCGTCGGACAGGATGTACTTCACCTCCACCTGAACGCCGTTCGCCACGCCGGCCAGGATGAAGCTTTCGGAAATCGATTTATACGCGTCCTGGTGGACGACATATTTGCCGACCAACCCGATCCGCACCTTGGCGACGGGGTTCTTGAGCCGGCGCAAAAAGTCGTTCCACGCATCCAGCCCATCGACCGTATCCGGCGCCTGATCCAGCCCGAAATGCAGCCGCTCCAGCACGATCTCGGCCAGCTGCTGCTCCTTGAGGAGGAGCGGCACTTCGTAGATGGACTCGGCGTCCCTGGCAACGATCACCGCGCGGGGCTCGACATTGCAGAACTGGGCGATCTTGCGTCGCAGGTCCAGGTCCAGCGGATGCTCCGACCGGCACACCAGGAGATCGGGCTGGAGACCATGTGACAGGAGGATCTTCACCGAATGCTGGGTCGGCTTGGTCTTCAACTCGCCGGCCGCCTGCAAGTACGGCACCAGGGTGAGGTGCACGTTCAGCGTGTTCTCGCTGCCGAGCTCGTAACGCAACTGCCGGATCGCCTCCAGGTAGGGCTCGCTCTCGATATCCCCCACCGTCCCGCCGATCTCGGTGATCACGACGTCGTAGTCGCCCGTCTCGCCGAGCTTGCGCATCCAGTGTTTGATCTCGTCGATGATGTGCGGCACCACCTGGACCGTCTTGCCCAGATAATAGCCGGCGCGCTCCTTGGTGATCACCTCGAGGTAGATGCGCCCGGTGGTGACGTTGTTCGCCTGGCTGGTCGATCGCCCCAGAAACCGCTCGTAATGCCCGAGGTCCAGGTCGGTCTCCGCCCCGTCGTCCGTCACGTACACCTCCCCGTGTTCGTACGGGTTCATGGTGCCGGGATCGACATTGATGTAGGGGTCGAATTTCTGGATCGTGACCCGCAGGCCGCGCGCCTCGAGCAACCGACCGAGAGAGGCAGCAAAAATCCCTTTGCCCAGCGAGGAGGTCACCCCACCGGTTACGAAGATATACTTGGTGTGCACGACTGGAATGTGATTCGGGTGGATATACAGCGAGCCGGACGCCGGACCGGGGGACTACACGCCGGCGGGCACACAAGAGATGCCCGACCAACATACAAATCGACGCATCCAAAATCGACAGGGACGGGGAAATTGGTTTAAGGTTCAAGGTTCGGGGTTCCAGGCGTCGGCACCACACTACCTTGAACCTTACACATCGAACCTTAAACCCTTTCCGCCACCACGATGACGCCCGTGCCGGCCGGATTCGACCGGCGCACGTCGATGACGTGCAGCACGAGGCCGATGGGCAACACGGGGGTGTAATAGAAGGGCAACAACACGATAAACAGCCGGCTCCACCCCAGCAGCTTCATCGGATATTTGATCATCAGCCGCCAGGCGATCGATCCGAACGCGCCGTACGTGTAAAACCCCTCGACGGGCGTCAGCCCGGCGTCCGCCAGCTTGCCTTTCAGCTCGGCCATGTTGTAGCCGTCGCGCACGTGCTCCCCGATGAAGCTGGATGCCTCGCCAACGCCGGCGTCGGACCCGCCCAGGTCGGAGGGGGTATTGATAAGCACCAGCCCGCCCGGGGCCAGGGCTCGCGCAAAATGCCGAAAAACGGCGCGGTCGTCCTCTATGTGCTCCATCACATCGACGGAGAGGATGACATCGAACGGGCCTTCCGCCTTTAAATCCGTCAGATCCTCATACGCCGTATCGACCCGGCTGGCGTACCGGGTCTGATCGATGAACCGCCGCAAATTGGCCAGGTAGTCGCGCTTGACATCGACGGCCAGGACGTGCGCTTTCGGAAACGTGCGGACAAAAAAGTGGGCATATTGCCCGAACCCCGTGCCGGCATCCAGCACCCGCAGCGCCTCGCCCCGACGCGACCCCAGCCGCCGGCGCAACGTGCGATGGACGTGCCAGGCCCGCAAAAAGAACAGGTCCAGCAGCGCGTAAAAACTACGCTGGAGCAGCGGGCGCCGGCAAAAAAAACGGCCCAGTGAGTCCTTGATCGGATCGTAGTCCAAGAAGTCGTTACAGGTTACAGGTTCAAGGAGCCGGGACTTCAGGCAGGGGCCGACGCACACTCATCCCAAGAGGCGCGCCAGCGCCTCATACAGCCGATCCCAGCTGTATTTCGTTTTTTCCATGCGGACGCCGGCCGTGAGGCGATCCGCCCAATCTTCCTCAAAAAACCGGACGATGGCCCGTGCGAGGGCCTCCGGGTCGTTGGGTGGAACGACGAAGCCTGCGCGCTCGTGGGGCACCACTTCGGCCAGTCCGCCGACATCGGTGACGATCAGCGGCTTCTCGAAATGGAAGGCGATCTGCGCGACGCCGCTCTGGGTGGCCGAACGGTAGGGCTGGACGACGACATCGGCGGCGCCGAAGTAGGCCGGCACGGCGTCGACCGGAATATACGCCATGTCTAATCGCACGTGCCGTTCGAGCGCATGGCTTCGGACAAATTCGAACGCCTCGTCCATCGGCTCGTAGCTCTCGCCGGCCACCACGAGGCACACGTCGGGCAAGCGTTCCAGCACCGCCGGCATGCTCGCCAGGAGGACATCGAGGCCTTTGTACTTCCGGATGAACCCAAAAAAAAGGAGCACGGGGGCGTC
Proteins encoded:
- a CDS encoding CTP synthase; the encoded protein is MHTKYIFVTGGVTSSLGKGIFAASLGRLLEARGLRVTIQKFDPYINVDPGTMNPYEHGEVYVTDDGAETDLDLGHYERFLGRSTSQANNVTTGRIYLEVITKERAGYYLGKTVQVVPHIIDEIKHWMRKLGETGDYDVVITEIGGTVGDIESEPYLEAIRQLRYELGSENTLNVHLTLVPYLQAAGELKTKPTQHSVKILLSHGLQPDLLVCRSEHPLDLDLRRKIAQFCNVEPRAVIVARDAESIYEVPLLLKEQQLAEIVLERLHFGLDQAPDTVDGLDAWNDFLRRLKNPVAKVRIGLVGKYVVHQDAYKSISESFILAGVANGVQVEVKYILSDDLTADNVAAALSDVAGLLVAPGFGDRGIEGKLVAVRYAREHDLPFFGICLGMQCAVIEFARNVCGWEDAHSTEFQKDTLHPVIDMMEEQKKIMNMGGTMRLGAYDCSLVEGSRARTIYGTSASRERHRHRYEVNNVLRYKLLERGMQFTGMNLDRDLVEIIELPEKRWFLGVQFHPEYRSTVGQPHPLFASFVEACAAYAKERDMIESPRPRRGGKSSKLAAAKV
- a CDS encoding class I SAM-dependent methyltransferase, translated to MDYDPIKDSLGRFFCRRPLLQRSFYALLDLFFLRAWHVHRTLRRRLGSRRGEALRVLDAGTGFGQYAHFFVRTFPKAHVLAVDVKRDYLANLRRFIDQTRYASRVDTAYEDLTDLKAEGPFDVILSVDVMEHIEDDRAVFRHFARALAPGGLVLINTPSDLGGSDAGVGEASSFIGEHVRDGYNMAELKGKLADAGLTPVEGFYTYGAFGSIAWRLMIKYPMKLLGWSRLFIVLLPFYYTPVLPIGLVLHVIDVRRSNPAGTGVIVVAERV